GAACGACTCCGGTCGATACGAGGATCGTTGGGTTACCGTGCGGGCCACGTCGCCAGCGTGTGTGTTTCTCGATCCGGAAACGACGTTCGTGTTCCCCGTGGCCCATGGAGAGGGCAAGGTACTTCCGGCGGGAGGCGAAGACTCGATCACCCGCCTCGAGGCCCAAGGTCGGATCGCACTGAAATACGTCTCTGCGGACGGAAACGCGCCCAATTTCCCCGCCAACCCCAATGGCAGCATTGGAAACGTGGCCGGTTTGACGGACGCCACTGGGCGGATCCTGGGGCTGATGCCCCACCCCGAGCGAAACCTCTTCCCCGCCCCGCCCGGGTGCTCGACCCGCGATTTCAATGCTGAAACCGCGGGTGCAAGGTTTTTTCGGCGGGCTGTTCAACGCCTCTCCTGATCTCAAGCCGCCTCCCTCGCATAACCCATTGGCGCAGCTTAAGGATAGCCCCGCAAAGGGTCGATAATGTCGCGACCGTTTGTGTGTTATTTGAGGGAAGCCGGCGGGCGCGGTTCAACCGCCCGTCGCAAACGCACGAGGACACTCCCCATGCCGCGACACGTTCAACCGTACATCACGTTTTCCATGCTCGCATCGGTGCTGCTGACATCGGCGTGCAGCCAAAAGATGCCAGCACCGTTCTGGAAAAAAGATCGCGAGCCGCACGCACAGTCGGACGCGCCTTTCGATCCGCCGAACACCTACCACGAGTGGGCGTACGACGCGCCCGAGTATGCCAAACCGGCGCAGGAACCGACGCCGGAGGCGGACGTCGAACCGGGTGATCCACTCCACTTCTTCACCCGCGAAAAAGTCGTCATGATTCGCCGGCCCGACGGTTACACGCCCGAGGAGACCCCGCGCGTCGCGGTCTGGTGGACGGACAACAACGGCTTCCACTGGAACAAGGCCGGCTACTTCGGCCGCGAGCAATCGTTCTTTCCATTTGAGGTCGACGGCGATGGCGACTACGGAATCCGTTTTGTCGGCCCCGGCCAGGAGCCGTCGCTCCACACCGCGCCGCTGCCCGAGCGCGTCTATCACGTCGATACCTCCCCGCCCGCCGTCGAAGTGACCATTGAGCCCGAGCAATCGTGGTACCACGTCGGCGACGTCGTGACGATTTCCTGGAAGGCCGCGGATTATCATCTCAGCGAGTATCCAGTCCGAATCGGAGTCCTGACGGATTTCACGGGCGATGAACAAAACCCCGTGGAACTGCAACGCGACCTCGCCGAAAACGGCTCGATCACGCATCCGCTTTCCGCCAACGCGCTGGACCACGAGATTCGGTTCCGCGTTGACGCCGTCGATCGCGCGGGCAATCTGGGCCTCGACATCTCGTTCCCGCTTCAGGTTGTGGCCAAGACGGCGGAAGAAGAACTCGGCGGCGTTGCGGCGACGGATCCTTCCATCACCGACGCGTCGGAACGTGTGTCAGCGTCTTCTGTCGCGCAGCCCGACCCGCCACCGACACTTTCCCTGGTCGATACCGACCCCGGCGAAAGCTCCCGGCCACGCGCCAACGGCGGCCCGGCGCGAATCGATACGACCATTCCGTTCGCGACCGCGATCGCCCGTACGGCGGAACTCGAACCCGTGGAAGTCGATCCGCCTCCGCCGGCAGAGCCCGATCCATCCTCCGACTCGCTCGATCCCCCGACCGGCAATTTCTCCCTTCCGGATTCACTGACCAGTCTTCCAGGCTCAAGCGCGCAGCCCGACGCGGGCGCCACCATCCAGACGGATCGTGTGGACGACCCTGCCACCGTCCATGAACCGATGCGGGAATCTGTTGCCTCGGTCGACGCCGCACCACCCATTGAACCCCCTGCACCAAGTCCCGCGCCGCCCGCACCGCTGGACTTTCCGTCGATCACTTTCACCGCCCCCTCCTCCACGTCTGAGCTCCTTGTCCCAATGCCAGCCACTGTCGAAAAGCCGGACGAAGTGATCCAACTCGCCTCCGCACACCCCTGGCGATCCTTGAGTGTTTCGTGGCCCGCGGCGGTGCAGACGGTCTGGAACCTGCCCCGGCCGAATTTCACCCCCGAACTCCGGCGGCTCTTCGACATTGGCACGCTGGCGGATGGTTCCTGGGCCCGTCCGGTGGCGGAGCCACCGGCTACGACGCGGACTTTTGTCGGCCTCCCAGAGGATGCGCCGGGTGCGATAACGCCGTAGCGGCGGCGGTTGCTTCGACACGGGAATATCCGGAGGTCGTGGCGTCTTCACCGGGGATTTTCCCCTCTGCTGTATTCACGTTCAGCGGTATCAGCGGCACCGTTGGCCTTTTTTTGGAGAACTCTGGGTACACCTTGCGCAAAAATCCATTGCCGCACCATTTTGTCGTGGGTACACTCTGAAACTGCGGGTTCGCCAAAAATCCACAACGCTTCCCGGAGTACCGAACATGTCTCGAAGAGTCTTGGCCGCAAGTCTGGTCCTGGTCTCGATGCAAACGAGTCGCGCTCAGGTGATTTTCGAGGCTACCGCCGCCGGTCCAGAGGCCAACGCTCAGGCCGGCATACAGGCGACCGTAGACGCGTTTCGCGCCGCGCTCGGGGATCCCAATAATGGCAACGCGGTCGGAAGCCAAGGGAGCGGGCGCCGCCAGATAACCTGGGACGGCGCAGATAACGACGCAGCACCGGCACGGCTACCGGCGGATTTCTTCAATGCCATCGCGCCGCGAGGGGCCATTTTCGGCGGCGATTCTCGGATATCTTTTCAAGTCAGCGCGGATGCGACGCCTGCCGTTCCTGGTACGCTCGATGAATTCGGAAACATAAACGCCACGTATCCAACTGCCTTCTCTGTATTCTCGTCGCCGCGGCTCTTCTCCGCCCAGAACAACAATGTGCTGGAGGTACAGTTCGTCATTCCGGGAACTTTGGACCCGGCGGTGGTCAGCGGTTTCGGCTCGGTCTTTACGGATGTGGACCTTCCAAGCACGAGCATGATTGAGTATTTCGATGCCAGCGGCACGCAGTTGTTCACTCATCACGTGCTGGCGTCGGCCGGCAATGAGGGCCTGTCGTTCCTTGGCGTCTTGTTTGACGCACCCGTCGTGCGTCGCGTCCGCATTACGAGCGGGACACAGGCCTTGGGCCCGAACGACGTTACGCAGACGCCGAGCAACCCGGACATTGTCGTGATGGACGATTTCATTTACGGCGAGCCTTTGGCCATTCCCGACAATGACGGCGACGGCGTGATCGATCCACTTGACGGCTGTCCGGACGACGCGGCCAAGACAAACTCCGGCGTCTGTGGCTGTGGTTTGGTGGACCTCGATTCGGACAGCGACGGCACACCCGATTGCTTCGACCTTTGTGCGATGGATCCCAATAAGATCGCCCCCGGCATCTGCGGTTGCGACACGCCTGACACCGACGCCAACGGCAACCAAGTCCCGGATTGCCTCGAATCGGCCCCGCAAATGCCGAACAACGTGTGCGGACTGTGCGCCGCTGGCGCGACGATGTCGATGAGCCTCATTCTGGGGATCGTGTTTGCGGTTAAGACCGTTCGTGGCCGTTACCGCCGGCGGGCGATGATGATGACAGACGATAATTGACGAAGTCGTGAGCTTACGGCCTGTCGCGGCGTGCGACCGGGAATCGGGCGAGGCGGCCGGGAGTGCCGATAAATCATAACCGCCGTAACCCGGAGCGATGCCATGCCCGCTACAGCAATTGCGGTGCTATTCCTAACGATTCCGGCGACCGGTGGGCCTCTGGAGGCGGTCGGGCTCCAAGCGGCGCTCGATCGGTCGGGGTTTTCGCCGGGCTTGATCGACGGCGGGCCGGGGGCCAAGACGCAGGCAGCCCTCGAAGCCTTCCAGAGATTCAAGGGTCTTCCCGCCACGGGTCAGGCGGATGCGGTGACGCGAGCGGCCCTGGGGTACGATTCCCAGCCGGCGGTAACGCGCTATGTCATCTCCCAAGTCGATGCGGCGGACGTGGCCCCCGCGCCGGCGAACTGGATCGCCAAAAGCAAGGTGGATCGACTACGGTACACGTCGCTCGCGGCGCTCGTCGCTGAGCGTGGTCATTGCAGTCGCTGGCTGCTCGGACGGCTCAACCCGGGAATGGATCTCGACCGGCTCAAGGCGGGCGACGCCCTCGTCATTCCCAATGTGGCGTCGTCGCTGCGACCGCCGCGGGCGATGCGCCTCGATATCGATTTCGACGCCAGGACGATCCGTGTCATCGACAAAGCCGGTCGCACGGCGGCGCTGTTTCATTGCTCGATCGCGAAGCACAAGTGGAAGCGGCCGAGCGGGCCGTGCAAGGTCGTCGTCGTGCGGCGGGACCCGGATTATCTGTTCGATCCGAAGATGTGGCCGGAGGTCAAGGACGTGAAACGGAAGCTAGTCATCCCGCCGGGTCCGCGCAGCCCCGTGGGGTTGTGCTGGATCGGTCTGTCGCTCGACGGATTTGGGATTCACGGCACGCCGGAACCCGAGTTGATCGGCAAGACCGGCTCGCACGGGTGCTTTCGGCTGACGAATTGGGATGCACTGCGGTTGGGAGAAATGGTGCGGGCCGGGACGCCGGTGCGGTTTACGGAGACTGCGGCAGCGGTGGCGGCGCGTACGCCTCGATCCGCGCGATCGCGTCCGGCACGGCGATGAGGGCAGCGCGGACGGCCTCGGGGGAAGCTTGATCCAGGCGAATCGAATCGTCGACGGTGAACGGGCCAATTGCCTCGCGGCGAAGTTGCTCGCAGATGGCCCCGCAGCCGAGCGCATCGCCAAGGTCGCGGGCCATCGCGCGGATGTAGGTGCCGCGGCCGCAATTGATGTCGAGCGACAGTAGCGGCCACGCGTAGTCTTCGATCGTGCTGCCGTAAATGGTGATTGGCCGCGGGGCGTGTGGGACCGCGCGACCCTTCTTCGCCAACTTGTAGCTGAGCACGCCGCCGACACGCATGGCACTGAAGGCCGGAGGGACTTGCTGAATCTCGCCGGTCAGGCGGCGTAGCACGGAACGGATCGACTCGATCGGGGGCGGAGTCGCGCCGGCAACGGGGTCGGCGGGCCGTTCCGTATCAAACGTCTCGTTGGTGACGCCGAGGCGCAGCGTCGTACGATAACGCTTGGGCAGTTCCATCAGCCGCTCGACCAGGCGAGTCCCTTTTCCGATGCAGGCGATGAGCACGCCGTCGGCGAAGGGGTCCAGCGTGCCGGCGTGGCCGACCTTTTTGAGGCCGAAGATCGGCCGCAGACGATAGACGTAATTCGCGGAACTCTTGCCGACCGGCTTGTAAAGATTGACAAGGCCCGCGGGCAGATCGGGCGGATCGGCAGGATGGTGCGGAATCATCTAAACATACTATAATCGCCGCTATAGGGTTTTCCTTACCATGCCGCCCATGAATGATCATGTCATTATCGCAGGCTTCGGTGTCGGCGGTCGATTCATCGCCGAGTATCTGAAACAGCATCGCATCCCATTTGTGATCGTGGAGATGAACCCGGAGACCTGTGCGACCCAGCGCACTCTGGGCATCGAGACGATTCACGGCGACATCACCGACGAGGCGATCCTGCGCCAGGCCGGCGTGGAGAGCGCCAATGTGCTGGCATTGGCCCTCCCGGACGAGGCGGCGGCGCTCCGCGCGACGGAAGTGGCCAATCGCCTCTGCCCGGAGATTCATATTATCGCGGCCACGCGCTACACCTCGACCGGTCTGTCGGCCCTTCAAAAAGGGGCGGACGAAGTGATCGTGGCGGAGCAGGCCGTCGCCCACGAGTTCTACCGACGAATCTCAGCGTTCATGTCGCGGCGGGTGAATGCGACGACATGATGGACCTTGTGACGAACTCCAAATGATGCTGACCCTTCACTGCCATCAGTCCGATTGCCGCGGGCGAGTACGCCTCCAGGCGGACTCCGCGGGCGAGACGTCGGGAGCCTGTCCAAAATGCGGGGCGGTCGCGCGCGTAACCGTCGATCAGGCTCTGGCCCGCCATGGCGACGTCAGCCGATGCGCGGCGTGCAACGGGTCGGAGTTTTTCATCCGCAAAGATTTCCCGCAAAGACTGGGTCTAACGCTGGTCATCCTGTTCGGGGCAGTCGCATCGGTCTTCTATTACTTCGAGAACATCCCAGCCACCTTCGGCACGCTGGGCTCGCTCGTCGTTGTCGATGCCCTGATCTACTTGTTCGTCGGACGCGTAACGGTTTGTTATCGCTGTCGCGCCGAATACCGCGGGGCGGCCTACAATCCGGATCATCAGGGTTTCGATCTGGCAACGTCGGAAAAATACGACCCCGCGGCAGCGCGATTGGAGCGTCTATGACCGAGCATCGACCGCCGGAAAAACCGGTGGATGAAAAAAAGATTGCGGCGGCGGTTCGCGAGATCCTCGTCGCCGTCGGGGAGAACCCCGATCGCGAGGGGCTAAAATCGACGCCGGATCGCGTGGCGCGGATGTACGCGGAGATGTTCTCGGGGATGCGGATTGATCCGCGCGATTATTTAAAGACATCGTTCACCGAGAAATACAACGAGCTGGTCGTGCTTCGCGACGTGCCGTTTTATTCCATGTGCGAACACCATTTGCTGCCCTTTGAGGGCCGGGCGCATATCGCCTACCTGCCCAACGGCCGCGTCGTCGGTCTGTCGAAACTCGCCCGCGTCGTCGATGCCTACGCGCAAAGGCCGCAGCTTCAGGAGCGGCTGACCACGCAAATCGCCGACGTGTTGATGGAGGAATTGCAGGCCAAAGGCGTCGCCGTCGTGATGGAAGCCGAGCACAGTTGCATGACCTGCCGCGGGGTGAAAAAGCCCGGCAGCGTCATGGTCACGTCCGCCCTGCGCGGGGAGTGCCTGACCGGCGCGACGCGGGCGGAGGTGATGAGCCTGCTGCACAAGCAATAACCCGGCACTGCTAACGAATCTTGTATACGCGGAAAGTGACCCGCCACTCGGGATGCTTGAAAGTCGGATCAAGCCAGTCTTTCCATTTCGCGTCAAGATCCTCCAAGTAGGCCCGTTCCTCCACTAATTCGTATTCCTTGTCGAGGATCTTCTCTAGGTCCGACCATTTCGGAGAGTCGGAAAACTCCGAGCCGCGAATCGTGGCCACGCGAGGTGGTTTTCTTTCTTTCATTTTTTCGAGAATGGATTCTGGCGTCGCGGGCGCTTCATGAGACCCTCCTTGATCGGGCGGCAACGCAAACCATCGCCAGCCGTCGCACATGACCAATGGCGAATATTCACGCCACTCGAAAGGGGCCATCTTGCATCCGTAATAATACCGGGCGGCGGGTTGACTCATGACCCACTCTGTTGGTCCATTGCTTTTCAGACTATTCAGTGCGTGTTCCCATGGATCGAGCCAGCGGAGGCTGGACCAATGCCGTTCCGTGACGAGATTAATGTAGCAGCCAACCCAGGCGAGCGCCAGGGACGCCGTCGCCAAGCGCGCAAATCGCGTGGGCCATGACCGCTGCGCGCCCAGCCCATAGCGAATCCAGATAGCTGCAACACCAATACAGACCAGACCACTGAACACCATGATGTATTTATCGATAATGGTCCGAGAGGCAATCCCCGCGAAGACGCACAGGGCAATGATCTGCGGCATCGGGCCGGGCCGACGCCTGGCATCGCTCGAAAATATTGCCAACAAGCTGAATGCCACCATACTGACAAAGACGAACACCCAGACCCACCACGCGCTGATGGATGCGAGATTACCGGTGAACAGCGCCATGAGCAGGCGCAGGGCGGAATCGCCATATTTCGACCATGTGAGCGTGACTTGCGGAAACGTCGTCGCCTGTTTCCAGAATGCGGGCAGCCAAGGGGCGTAGAGAATGGCTGTGATGGCCGCGGCCGGTAGCCAGCGGCGGAACTGGCCGTGGCGAATGACCATCACTGCCCACGTAATCGCCACCAGGACCGGGCCAAAGTAGTTGGTGTAACAAACGGCCGCCGCAACGAGCGACCAAGCGATGAGTGTCCGGCGATCGACGCGCCGCGCCAGCACGCCCGTCAGCCATAAAAACAGGCCAACGAGGCAGAACATCATGCTGTACCAACGTCCGGCGAAGCCGAAGAGCAAGTGCGCCGGGTGGATGGCGGCGATCAGCATAGCGAGCCGGCCGGTCGGGGCGTCGTACCACTCGGTTGCGGCGAGTCGCGTGAAGACAAGTCCGGCGAGGAACATGAGGATCGACAGACTGCGCAGCCCGAGAGGGCCGACGCCGAAGATGTGGACCCAGATGTTTTGCAGGATGTAGTAAAGCGGCGGGTCGGGCTCTTCGCCGCACCAGAGCGCGGAGATCATCTCACCCATCGGCATTGTGTAACGGCGGCAACTGAAACCCTCGTCGTCGAAGACGGAGTAATGACCCGCGCCCCAGAACATGAAGGCGCCGACGCCCAGCAGCGTCAGAATCGTCCAACGATCGAACACACGATGGCGCACGGTCGGAATGATAGCGGCTCAGGGTTATGGGGTCGCTTGAGTCAAGGCATCCAATTCGGCCCTGGCCCGCGTGTGAGTCGGATCGAGGGACAGCACGGCGCGAAACGCGGTTGCGGCCTCCTGAGGGCGATTCAACGACCGAAGCGAAAGGCCGAGGTTGTACGACGCCTTGATCAGGACGTCGCGCTTGATCGCATCTGAAACGGAGAGGGCGGAACGATAGGCCGCGACCGCCTCTTGATGCCGCCCCATCTCCGCCAAAGTGAGGCCCAGATTCACCCTCGCTTCGACATAGCGCGGGTCCACTCGCAATGCATCCTGATAGACCGCGATGGCGGACTCGCGACGGCCGGCGAGACGCAGGGCGTTGCCGAGGTTGTAATAGGCGTCGGTCAATTGTGGATCGCGGCTGATCGCGGCGGTGAATTGTTCGATGGCGTCGTCGAGGTGGCCGAGTTCCAGAAGCGTCGCGCCGTACAGGGATCGGACCCGTGCGCTGAGTCCATCCGGATCGATCCCGATCGCCGTCTGGAAGGCCCGGGCCGCATCGGCGTAACGGCGATTGTGAAGAAAGGCTTCGCCCTTGTTGGCATACGCGCCGGCATACTTCGGATCGAGCCGCAATGCGTCATCGAACTTCGCCATTGCGCCGGTCACGTCGCCGCGCATCAGGAAAGCGTAGCCCAGGGCGTTGTGGGGCCGAGGATGGTGCGGGGCCGTGGCCACAGTGTCGTGCCAAAGCTCAAAGGGGTCGGCGTACAGGTTATTCCGCATCCACGTCATCGTGGATAGTGCGACGATGGTCATCGCCGCAACAACCACCGCGGGACCGCGCCTTCTCGGTCGATAAATGGCCGCCTTCCAAACGACAAGGACCACGAGAGAGACGACCGCTGCAAGGGGCACGTACATGCGATGTTCGAATGCCAGGTCCTTGATGGGAATGAAACTCGATGTAGGCAGCAAAACGAGGAAGAAAGCGACACCGAGAAAGCCGACCGCCTGACGCCGCCCATATGCCCAAGCCGACGCAGAAACGAGAGCAATGATCATGGCGGCCGGCGCAAAAACCCGCCACGGCGTTGAAGCGACGGGCCAGCCGTAGTCGAGGCACAGATTCGCCGGCCAGATCGAAAGCCAAAGATAGTGCAGGACTACGCCCGGCTGGGTGCGAAGGTACTCCAGCGGCGTGACGCCCTTGTAACCAAACCCGACCGTCGGAGGCTCGGGCTGCGGGGTGTCCATGACGCCGCGGACCACGCCCAGCGCGAGCAATACGGACCACGTTGCGGCCAATCCGAGATAAAGGCCCCAGCGTTTCCGCAGCGCGGCGCGAAAAGTGCCGGCGGCGAAACAGCGATCGTAGAGCAGCACGACGACCGGCGCCGTCACCATGACGGCCTTCGCCGCCATGCCCAGGGCGCAGGCGATGACGGAGGCTGCGTGCCATCCGGCAACCCGCTCGGAGGACATACCCCGGATCGCGCAGTACATCGTGAGAAAATAGAAAAGCCCCATCAAGGACTCGCTCCTCTGGACGAGGTAGGTGACGCTCTCGGTTTGCAGAGGCTGGACGGCCCAGATCGCCGCGATGAGGAAGGCCAGACCGCCCTTCCCGGTCGCTCGCCGGATGACGCCGTAAAGGACTATCGCCGCTACGCCATGAACTAGAAGATTGACAAAATGGTAGCCCCAGGGGTCCAGGCCATGCGCGGCGAAGTTCAGTGCGAATGAGAAATCGACGATGGGCTGAGAAGTATCGAAAAACCTCCCGACGGGAAAGACTTGACGGATCAGACGGTTGTCGACGATACCGGCGTAGTCGTCAAAAACGAACACACCGCGAAAGCTCGGGAGATAGGCGAGGATGGTCAACGCCGAAATGGCAGCAACTTGGACCGCGGGTGAGTTGAGAATGGCCCGATGATGGGGAGCGCGGATCGCCGCCGGCGACCCCGTTCCCCCCTTCAACCCCGCGCCTGCTCGCCTCGCTGAATGACCCACGTCGGGCCTTGTACCGCGAGCGCCGGCAGATTGCCACCCGGTGCGAGGCCCCGCGGCGCCTCGACAAGTTCAATGTGGAGCGCCCGGTCATCGTCCGTGATGATCGGGCGGCCGCAACGCGTTGGATTCGTGGGCCAAGCCCGCCGGCGGTCACCGCCGGAACAAGAGCACGTGCCTTGCGACAATTGAAGATACCGTCGGGAGGCCGCCGTTTTACCGGCAATCACCCGTGACCGCGCGGAGGTCGAGCGCTCGACGATGAACTCGCGCATCCTACTGCGAGTCCCGCGCCCGTCCGCCGCACCAGCCTAGTGCGTCTTCAACTGAGCAGAATCGCTTACCCGACTGAGCCCAACTGTCCCTTTGCATTGCCTATGACGGCTTCCGCGCCATCCGTGAGCCGTCCAACAAAGTCGATACCAGACGAAGCGGGCAAGGATGGGCGGAAGGAGGCCCTCATCCGGTCTCCTTCCGCGCCACCTCACTCGAAACTACCTCACCCAGGCAGCGCCGCGCCGCCCACTGGTCAGGTTTGCCGCCAACTCCAAGCCCTTTCCTTCCCCTCCGGAAACCTATTGTCCAAAATTGTCCCAGCTCTGGTCGAGGAGCTTTTCGAACTCCTCGCGGGGACGGATCTCCAGATGATCTCTTACTCCACAAATCACCACTTCCCGGCCAAGTCGAGCCTTGCGAAGCATCTTCTCCGGGATGAGGATACGCCCCTGGGTGTCCAGCTCCACGAACTGCACCAAGGGGAAATAACGTTGTTCAAATTCGAGGTCTCGAGCGTCGGGGTTGAGCTTCGACAGGCTGGCGCTGGCCATCTGCTCGAAGTTGCGCTCCGTGTAAAGCCAGAGGCTGCCCTGCGGCCGACCGGGGACGATGACAAAGCCCCGACCGTCGCGTTCCGGGTCCCATTGGCTTCGGTACTTGGCCGGGATTGCGAGTCGGTTCTTTTCATCAATGGCGTGTTCATAGTGCCCGATGAAGACCATGAAAAACCAATAAACACAGGGCTAATCCACTACCATCCACCTGATGGGATAAGCCTACACAATTCCCCACTTCGATGCAAGAAAAAAAAGAGGTTTTTTTCAAAGAGAATTGCAACTGCGCAGCGATGAACGGAACTTTCGCAGTTCCAGAAGGTTGCGGATTCGGGACTAGGGAATCCCCGTAGATATCACAGCGGCCCACTCATCCGACGGTCCCCACCGAGTCCCCGTATAGCCGCAGCCACTGTCCTACCACGGTCGACAATTCATGCTGGGCACGGATTCGTAACAGCGCCGCGTCCGCTCTGGCCCGGGCCTTTGCGCGATCGCACAAAACACACGTCAGGGCATCCGTCAGCGCGCCTGCGTCGGTCGGAGGGCGAAGCAGACCGTCGATTCCATTACGCACCAACTCCCGGCAACTCGGAATATCGCTGGCGACGATGGGACAGCGGCAGGCGATCGCTTCGAGGACAACATTGGGGCAACCTTCGGTAAAAGATGGGAACAGCAGCACGTCCGCACACTTCAACCATCGCGCCACGTCGGGCGACCAGCCGGCGAAACGCACGGCGCCGGTCAACCCTTTTGCAACCACTTCCCGCTCCATCGCCGGACGGACAGGACCGTCGCCGAGAAGGAGTGCCTGGACGTCCGTTCGCCGGCGCAAGCGGGCGATGACTTCCACAAAGGTCGGCAGGTTCTTCACGGGATCCATGCGTCCGGCCCAGAGGATCAGCGGCCGACTTTCGTCCAGCCCCAGCGCGGCGCGCGAGGCTGCCGGCGCCGCATCCATCTCCTTGAAGTCGATCGCGTTGGGGATGACCACGACGCGGTCTCCTGCCACTCCCAGATCGTCTCGAAGGTGCGCCGCGACGGCTTCTGAATTCGCCACGTGGACGTCTGAGAATCCCGCGGTGATCGATTCGAAAAAGCGATGGAGCGGGCGTTCGATCTCGATCGTGACGGTCGAAGTAATGATCGGTCGCGCGCGATCCAGTCGCCCGACGAGCCGCGCGGCGAGATTGGCATGGAAGAGCGAGGCGTGGATCA
Above is a window of Phycisphaerae bacterium DNA encoding:
- a CDS encoding L,D-transpeptidase, with the protein product MPATAIAVLFLTIPATGGPLEAVGLQAALDRSGFSPGLIDGGPGAKTQAALEAFQRFKGLPATGQADAVTRAALGYDSQPAVTRYVISQVDAADVAPAPANWIAKSKVDRLRYTSLAALVAERGHCSRWLLGRLNPGMDLDRLKAGDALVIPNVASSLRPPRAMRLDIDFDARTIRVIDKAGRTAALFHCSIAKHKWKRPSGPCKVVVVRRDPDYLFDPKMWPEVKDVKRKLVIPPGPRSPVGLCWIGLSLDGFGIHGTPEPELIGKTGSHGCFRLTNWDALRLGEMVRAGTPVRFTETAAAVAARTPRSARSRPARR
- the truB gene encoding tRNA pseudouridine(55) synthase TruB, encoding MIPHHPADPPDLPAGLVNLYKPVGKSSANYVYRLRPIFGLKKVGHAGTLDPFADGVLIACIGKGTRLVERLMELPKRYRTTLRLGVTNETFDTERPADPVAGATPPPIESIRSVLRRLTGEIQQVPPAFSAMRVGGVLSYKLAKKGRAVPHAPRPITIYGSTIEDYAWPLLSLDINCGRGTYIRAMARDLGDALGCGAICEQLRREAIGPFTVDDSIRLDQASPEAVRAALIAVPDAIARIEAYAPPPLPQSP
- a CDS encoding NAD(P)-binding protein; translated protein: MPPMNDHVIIAGFGVGGRFIAEYLKQHRIPFVIVEMNPETCATQRTLGIETIHGDITDEAILRQAGVESANVLALALPDEAAALRATEVANRLCPEIHIIAATRYTSTGLSALQKGADEVIVAEQAVAHEFYRRISAFMSRRVNATT
- the folE gene encoding GTP cyclohydrolase I FolE gives rise to the protein MTEHRPPEKPVDEKKIAAAVREILVAVGENPDREGLKSTPDRVARMYAEMFSGMRIDPRDYLKTSFTEKYNELVVLRDVPFYSMCEHHLLPFEGRAHIAYLPNGRVVGLSKLARVVDAYAQRPQLQERLTTQIADVLMEELQAKGVAVVMEAEHSCMTCRGVKKPGSVMVTSALRGECLTGATRAEVMSLLHKQ
- a CDS encoding tetratricopeptide repeat protein, with amino-acid sequence MGHSARRAGAGLKGGTGSPAAIRAPHHRAILNSPAVQVAAISALTILAYLPSFRGVFVFDDYAGIVDNRLIRQVFPVGRFFDTSQPIVDFSFALNFAAHGLDPWGYHFVNLLVHGVAAIVLYGVIRRATGKGGLAFLIAAIWAVQPLQTESVTYLVQRSESLMGLFYFLTMYCAIRGMSSERVAGWHAASVIACALGMAAKAVMVTAPVVVLLYDRCFAAGTFRAALRKRWGLYLGLAATWSVLLALGVVRGVMDTPQPEPPTVGFGYKGVTPLEYLRTQPGVVLHYLWLSIWPANLCLDYGWPVASTPWRVFAPAAMIIALVSASAWAYGRRQAVGFLGVAFFLVLLPTSSFIPIKDLAFEHRMYVPLAAVVSLVVLVVWKAAIYRPRRRGPAVVVAAMTIVALSTMTWMRNNLYADPFELWHDTVATAPHHPRPHNALGYAFLMRGDVTGAMAKFDDALRLDPKYAGAYANKGEAFLHNRRYADAARAFQTAIGIDPDGLSARVRSLYGATLLELGHLDDAIEQFTAAISRDPQLTDAYYNLGNALRLAGRRESAIAVYQDALRVDPRYVEARVNLGLTLAEMGRHQEAVAAYRSALSVSDAIKRDVLIKASYNLGLSLRSLNRPQEAATAFRAVLSLDPTHTRARAELDALTQATP
- a CDS encoding glycosyltransferase, coding for MLRVLILSTDLQRGGLPLRLAKLALHIRRAGVEPIIGCLAPPGPLSHELARQGVTTFSCNAAGPFDARCLLRLAEHVRAFDPDVIHASLFHANLAARLVGRLDRARPIITSTVTIEIERPLHRFFESITAGFSDVHVANSEAVAAHLRDDLGVAGDRVVVIPNAIDFKEMDAAPAASRAALGLDESRPLILWAGRMDPVKNLPTFVEVIARLRRRTDVQALLLGDGPVRPAMEREVVAKGLTGAVRFAGWSPDVARWLKCADVLLFPSFTEGCPNVVLEAIACRCPIVASDIPSCRELVRNGIDGLLRPPTDAGALTDALTCVLCDRAKARARADAALLRIRAQHELSTVVGQWLRLYGDSVGTVG